One genomic region from Bradyrhizobium icense encodes:
- a CDS encoding branched-chain amino acid ABC transporter permease, producing MSARTAGFGAVALAAFALLALVPRLGNPYYLALAISLLQYTVLATAWGMFSGPTRYVSLATTAFFGVGAYTVAVLGEILPWPLVLLIAAALGAVVAAIVGLSTLRLSGVYFVIFTFGLTELIRQLVVWFEVNKSRVLGRYVFVNITQADIYWQLLALTAAVFLLGWLIARSRLGFALRVIGEDETVAKHCGINTTFAKVALFTISATVMTLVGAIMAPRWTYIEPSIAFNAMISFQVLIMALLGGAHRLWGPVLGAVPLTLLFELLSARFPNTFTIILGCIFLLIVYMLPRGVAGLLEKLSTTAGGKTTQRAAA from the coding sequence ATGAGCGCGCGTACCGCCGGCTTCGGTGCCGTTGCGCTCGCAGCGTTTGCGCTGCTGGCGCTCGTGCCGCGCCTCGGCAACCCCTACTACCTCGCGCTCGCCATCAGCCTGTTGCAATACACCGTGCTGGCGACGGCCTGGGGCATGTTCTCCGGGCCCACACGCTATGTCTCGCTGGCAACGACCGCCTTCTTCGGTGTCGGCGCCTACACCGTTGCCGTGCTGGGCGAGATCCTGCCGTGGCCGCTGGTGCTGCTGATCGCAGCGGCGCTCGGCGCTGTGGTGGCTGCCATTGTCGGGCTGTCGACGCTGCGCTTGAGCGGGGTGTATTTCGTCATCTTCACGTTTGGTTTGACCGAATTGATCCGCCAACTCGTGGTCTGGTTCGAGGTCAACAAGTCTCGCGTGCTCGGGCGCTATGTCTTCGTCAATATCACCCAAGCCGATATTTACTGGCAGTTGCTGGCGCTGACCGCCGCTGTATTCCTGCTGGGCTGGCTGATCGCGCGCTCGCGCCTCGGTTTCGCGCTGCGGGTGATCGGCGAAGACGAGACCGTCGCAAAACATTGCGGGATCAATACCACCTTCGCCAAGGTCGCCCTATTCACGATCAGCGCCACCGTCATGACGCTGGTCGGCGCAATCATGGCGCCGCGCTGGACCTATATCGAGCCGTCAATCGCCTTCAATGCGATGATCTCGTTTCAGGTGCTGATCATGGCGCTACTCGGCGGCGCGCACCGGCTGTGGGGGCCGGTGCTTGGTGCCGTGCCGCTGACGCTACTGTTCGAACTGCTGAGTGCGCGCTTTCCGAACACGTTCACGATCATCCTCGGCTGCATCTTCCTATTGATCGTCTACATGCTGCCGAGGGGCGTCGCGGGATTGCTCGAGAAGCTATCGACGACGGCGGGCGGCAAAACCACGCAACGGGCAGCCGCATGA
- a CDS encoding ABC transporter ATP-binding protein, producing MSQGSGTPVLTISGLRRAFGGLVAVNDLGFAVAQGEIMGLLGPNGSGKTTALNLISGVLRPDAGTIRLMGQDIAGLASYRIARLGLARTFQLVRVLDGMDCRENIKAGLAFQRPHLPTSEAELRIDTLLHRVGLTGHDRRRATDLTYIDRKRLELARALAAKPRLLLLDEWLAGLNPSELAIGIDLIRSLRADGITIVLVEHVMGAVRALCDRCIVMSSGRKIADGATADVLSDAAVVKAYLGGVAADA from the coding sequence ATGAGCCAGGGCAGCGGAACACCAGTCCTGACGATCAGCGGGTTGCGGCGCGCGTTCGGCGGGCTCGTCGCGGTCAACGATCTCGGCTTCGCGGTCGCTCAAGGCGAAATCATGGGCCTGCTCGGGCCCAACGGGTCGGGCAAGACCACGGCCCTCAATCTGATCTCGGGCGTGCTGCGTCCCGATGCCGGAACCATCCGCCTGATGGGCCAGGATATCGCGGGCCTTGCGTCGTACCGGATCGCGCGGCTCGGCCTTGCCCGGACGTTTCAGCTCGTCCGCGTGCTCGACGGCATGGATTGCCGCGAGAACATCAAGGCGGGGCTCGCGTTCCAGAGACCGCATCTGCCCACCTCCGAGGCAGAACTACGGATCGACACGCTGCTGCATCGGGTCGGCCTCACCGGACACGACCGGCGGCGGGCGACCGACCTCACCTATATCGACCGCAAACGGCTCGAGCTTGCCCGCGCGCTTGCCGCGAAGCCGCGGCTGCTGCTGCTCGACGAATGGCTCGCCGGGCTCAACCCATCGGAGCTTGCGATCGGCATCGACCTGATCCGGTCATTGCGGGCTGACGGAATCACCATCGTGTTAGTCGAGCATGTGATGGGCGCGGTTCGCGCGCTGTGTGACCGCTGTATCGTGATGAGCAGCGGCCGCAAGATTGCCGATGGCGCCACCGCCGACGTGCTGAGCGATGCGGCGGTCGTGAAGGCCTATCTCGGTGGGGTGGCAGCCGATGCTTGA
- a CDS encoding ABC transporter ATP-binding protein — protein MLEVKNLSLAYGLHRALDGVALNVGRGEIVTILGANGAGKTSLLKAIAGVVRTLPGKQVRLGGRDISALAAHDIVESGLALVPEGRGIFGDLTVKENLLLGANPKRARDGEAARRERVLALFPRLRERAAQIARTMSGGEQQMLAIGRALMSNPDILLLDEPSLGLSPAMVQELFATLLRVREAGVGLLLVEQNAQESLRIADRGYVLENGAIVGHGTADHLKSDPAVQRAYLGGVRPATASSS, from the coding sequence ATGCTTGAGGTCAAAAATCTCAGCCTCGCCTATGGCCTGCACCGCGCGCTCGACGGCGTCGCCCTCAACGTCGGCCGCGGCGAGATCGTCACGATCCTCGGCGCCAACGGCGCCGGCAAGACCTCGCTGCTGAAGGCCATCGCCGGCGTCGTGCGTACGCTTCCCGGCAAGCAGGTGCGCCTTGGCGGTCGCGATATCTCAGCACTCGCCGCGCACGACATCGTCGAAAGCGGTCTGGCGCTGGTGCCCGAAGGCCGCGGCATTTTTGGCGATCTGACGGTGAAGGAAAATCTCCTGCTCGGCGCCAATCCGAAGCGTGCCCGCGACGGCGAAGCCGCGCGGCGCGAACGGGTGCTTGCGCTGTTTCCGCGCCTGCGCGAACGCGCCGCCCAGATCGCGCGCACCATGAGCGGCGGCGAACAGCAGATGCTCGCCATCGGCCGCGCACTGATGTCCAATCCCGATATCCTACTCCTCGACGAGCCGTCGCTCGGGCTCTCGCCCGCCATGGTGCAGGAATTGTTCGCCACCTTGCTGCGGGTGCGCGAGGCCGGTGTCGGGCTTCTGCTCGTCGAACAGAACGCGCAGGAGAGCCTGCGGATCGCCGACCGCGGCTATGTGCTCGAGAACGGTGCCATCGTCGGGCACGGCACTGCCGACCATTTGAAGTCAGATCCCGCCGTCCAGCGCGCCTATCTCGGCGGCGTACGGCCGGCCACCGCATCATCATCGTAA
- a CDS encoding aldehyde dehydrogenase, which yields MYEISLLLESKDVPASNGATFDRLNPVTGDLASRAAAAQIADAKRAADTAAAAFPAWSATGPGARRAILLKAADLLASKASQFIELMAAETGATAGWAGFNVHLAAGMLREAAAMTTQISGEVIPSDKPGCIAMAVRQPAGVVLSMAPWNAPVILGVRAIALPLACGNTVVLKASEICPGTHRLIAECLRDAGLPPGVLNVITNAPEDAPALIETLIGHPAVRRVNFTGSTRVGRIIAQVAAKYLKPALLELGGKAPMIVLDDADIDAAVAAAAFGAFMNQGQICMSTERLVVDEKIADVFVTKLAAKAGSLVAGDPRKGSAPLGSLIGTDAAARIQALINDAVSKGAKVVAGGRSEGTLMSATVIDGVNSSMRIYGEESFGPVVCVVRVNGVDEAVRVANDTEYGLSAAVFGRDIARAFDVAKRIDSGICHVNGPTVHDEAQMPFGGVKASGYGRFGGKAGIAEFTELRWITIETGPQHYPI from the coding sequence ATGTATGAAATCTCGCTGCTGCTCGAGAGCAAGGATGTCCCGGCGTCGAACGGCGCGACGTTCGATCGCCTGAATCCGGTCACTGGCGATCTCGCAAGCCGCGCCGCGGCAGCCCAAATCGCGGATGCGAAGCGCGCCGCCGACACTGCTGCCGCCGCCTTCCCGGCATGGTCCGCCACCGGCCCCGGCGCCCGCCGCGCGATCCTGTTGAAGGCCGCCGATCTTCTGGCGTCGAAGGCGTCGCAATTCATCGAGCTGATGGCCGCGGAAACCGGCGCGACCGCCGGGTGGGCCGGCTTCAACGTTCACCTCGCCGCCGGCATGCTGCGCGAGGCCGCCGCCATGACCACGCAGATTTCGGGCGAGGTCATCCCCTCGGACAAGCCGGGCTGCATCGCGATGGCCGTGCGCCAACCCGCAGGCGTCGTGCTGAGCATGGCGCCGTGGAACGCGCCGGTCATTCTCGGCGTGCGCGCCATCGCGCTGCCGCTGGCCTGCGGCAATACCGTCGTGCTGAAAGCCTCCGAAATTTGCCCGGGAACCCACCGGCTGATCGCCGAATGCCTGCGCGACGCCGGCCTGCCGCCGGGCGTGCTCAACGTCATCACCAACGCGCCTGAAGACGCCCCTGCCCTGATCGAGACGTTGATCGGCCATCCCGCCGTACGCCGCGTCAATTTCACCGGCTCGACGCGCGTCGGCCGCATCATCGCGCAGGTAGCGGCGAAGTATCTGAAGCCAGCCCTGCTCGAACTCGGGGGCAAGGCGCCGATGATCGTGCTCGACGACGCCGACATCGACGCCGCCGTTGCCGCCGCAGCGTTCGGCGCCTTCATGAACCAGGGCCAGATCTGCATGTCGACCGAGCGCCTCGTCGTCGACGAGAAGATTGCAGACGTCTTCGTAACGAAGCTCGCGGCGAAAGCCGGATCGCTTGTCGCCGGCGATCCGCGCAAGGGCAGCGCGCCGCTGGGATCGCTGATCGGCACCGATGCCGCAGCGCGCATCCAGGCTCTGATCAACGATGCCGTCAGCAAGGGCGCCAAGGTGGTTGCGGGCGGACGCAGCGAGGGCACATTGATGTCGGCGACGGTGATCGACGGCGTCAACTCGTCGATGCGGATTTACGGCGAGGAGTCGTTCGGACCGGTGGTCTGCGTCGTGCGCGTCAATGGCGTGGACGAAGCCGTTCGCGTCGCCAATGATACCGAGTACGGGTTATCGGCCGCCGTGTTCGGTCGCGACATCGCCCGCGCGTTCGACGTCGCCAAGCGCATCGATTCCGGCATCTGCCACGTCAACGGTCCGACCGTTCACGACGAGGCGCAGATGCCGTTCGGCGGCGTCAAGGCGTCGGGCTATGGCCGCTTCGGCGGCAAGGCCGGCATCGCCGAATTCACCGAATTGCGCTGGATCACGATCGAGACGGGGCCGCAGCACTATCCGATCTAG
- a CDS encoding TonB family protein, whose protein sequence is MALALHIGGAALAIAHLQTEEADDALGATAIEIGLEMASPHREVTDLPPGPDTDASAASPQLAEQKAEVKETELPQDKPNEPEEADRLVTENESKKPNEDDPKVAAVQTQASTESVAAEATATPSSEAIPEGERSVAPVIGTGESARRIRATWQKELVAHLDKHKRYPKERQQKSAKIQVRFTLDRMGHVLSTDIEKGSGDPAFDEAALAMVRRSDPVPMPPPVIADEGLTFTLPVIFRVKNKS, encoded by the coding sequence ATGGCGCTCGCGCTTCACATCGGCGGCGCGGCGCTGGCGATCGCGCATTTGCAGACCGAAGAAGCCGACGACGCCCTCGGCGCAACGGCGATCGAGATCGGACTGGAAATGGCCTCCCCGCACCGCGAGGTGACCGACCTGCCGCCGGGTCCGGACACCGATGCGTCCGCAGCATCGCCGCAACTCGCGGAACAGAAGGCGGAGGTCAAGGAAACCGAGCTGCCACAGGACAAGCCGAACGAGCCCGAAGAAGCCGATCGGCTGGTGACGGAAAACGAGTCGAAAAAGCCGAATGAGGACGACCCGAAGGTTGCGGCCGTGCAGACGCAGGCTTCCACCGAGTCGGTTGCCGCCGAGGCGACGGCGACGCCAAGTTCGGAGGCCATTCCGGAAGGGGAGCGTTCCGTCGCGCCGGTGATCGGCACCGGAGAGAGCGCGCGGCGCATACGCGCGACCTGGCAGAAGGAGCTGGTCGCACATCTTGACAAGCACAAGCGCTATCCGAAGGAACGGCAGCAAAAATCCGCCAAAATCCAGGTTCGCTTCACGCTCGACCGCATGGGCCACGTGCTCTCGACCGATATCGAAAAAGGGTCGGGCGATCCGGCCTTCGACGAGGCGGCGTTGGCGATGGTGCGGCGTTCCGATCCGGTGCCGATGCCGCCGCCCGTCATCGCCGACGAAGGCCTGACCTTTACCCTGCCGGTGATCTTCCGCGTCAAGAACAAGAGCTGA
- the exbD gene encoding TonB system transport protein ExbD, with protein MGASIAEHDHDDDSDFAESHEINVTPFIDVILVLLIIFMVAAPLSTVDLPIDLPTSTATPQKKPDKPTYVSIKPDLSVAIGENMVKRVDLVHSLDAMPDASKERHVFLRADRAVPYGELMDVLEILRAGGYAKIKLVALEGVPEGAASHVAAPAKP; from the coding sequence ATGGGCGCGTCAATCGCAGAACATGACCACGATGACGACAGCGATTTCGCGGAATCGCACGAGATCAATGTCACGCCGTTCATCGACGTCATTCTCGTCCTCCTGATCATCTTCATGGTCGCGGCGCCCTTGTCGACCGTTGATTTGCCGATCGATCTGCCGACTTCCACGGCAACCCCGCAAAAGAAGCCGGACAAGCCGACTTACGTGAGCATCAAGCCGGATCTCTCGGTTGCCATTGGAGAGAACATGGTCAAGCGCGTCGATTTGGTGCACTCGCTTGATGCGATGCCTGATGCCAGCAAGGAGCGCCATGTTTTCCTGCGCGCCGACCGCGCTGTGCCCTATGGCGAATTGATGGACGTGCTCGAAATCCTGCGCGCCGGCGGCTATGCCAAGATCAAGCTGGTGGCGCTGGAAGGCGTTCCAGAAGGAGCGGCGTCGCACGTGGCGGCGCCGGCAAAGCCTTGA
- the exbB gene encoding tonB-system energizer ExbB has product MNNKSPSRVMLFALMSALAMLSLAAPSSAQQGTPPAEPSAPAAQQAPAVSQVPATPPQPAAAPAAPSDAAAMPAERESKLLKAPTAELKELSPWTMFMSADVVVKAVMIGLAFASLVTWTIFIAKMIELSVVRRKVRRALAKIADARSLAEAQFALGAKGSVLASFLAAAMREARLSAGISSDAGIKERAASSFSEIVRAEARRIRLGMGLLATIGATSPFVGLFGTVWGIMNSFIGISKSQTTNLAVVAPGIAEALLATAFGLVAAIPAVIIYNHFSRVTKGYMELVSRASGAAGRLLSRDLDRTHVSSHGGSHSRAAAAE; this is encoded by the coding sequence ATGAACAACAAGTCTCCTTCTCGCGTTATGCTATTTGCGCTGATGTCGGCGCTGGCGATGCTGTCGCTGGCGGCGCCGTCGTCGGCCCAGCAAGGCACGCCTCCTGCGGAGCCGTCCGCACCTGCGGCCCAGCAGGCGCCCGCCGTATCGCAGGTCCCGGCCACGCCGCCCCAGCCGGCGGCTGCGCCGGCCGCACCTTCGGATGCAGCCGCGATGCCGGCGGAACGCGAGAGCAAATTGCTGAAGGCGCCGACCGCCGAACTCAAGGAATTGTCGCCGTGGACGATGTTCATGTCGGCTGACGTGGTGGTCAAGGCGGTCATGATCGGTCTCGCCTTTGCCTCGCTGGTGACCTGGACCATCTTCATCGCCAAGATGATCGAATTGAGTGTGGTTCGGCGCAAGGTGCGCCGGGCGCTGGCCAAGATCGCCGATGCGCGCTCGCTGGCGGAAGCGCAGTTCGCGCTGGGCGCCAAGGGCAGCGTGTTGGCGTCCTTCCTTGCGGCAGCGATGCGCGAGGCGCGGCTGTCGGCGGGTATCTCGAGCGACGCCGGCATCAAGGAGCGCGCCGCGTCGAGCTTTTCGGAAATCGTGCGCGCCGAGGCGCGTCGGATCCGGCTCGGCATGGGGCTGTTGGCTACTATCGGCGCGACGTCGCCCTTCGTCGGACTGTTCGGCACGGTTTGGGGCATCATGAACAGCTTTATCGGCATTTCGAAATCGCAGACCACGAATCTCGCCGTGGTGGCGCCCGGCATCGCCGAGGCGCTGCTTGCGACCGCGTTCGGTCTGGTCGCCGCGATCCCCGCCGTCATCATCTACAATCACTTTTCGCGAGTCACCAAGGGTTACATGGAACTGGTGAGCCGTGCGTCAGGCGCCGCAGGACGGCTGCTGTCGCGCGATCTCGATCGCACCCATGTCAGCTCGCACGGTGGTTCGCATTCTCGCGCGGCAGCGGCGGAGTAG
- a CDS encoding efflux RND transporter periplasmic adaptor subunit — protein MSRSRIITWVLLVAAIAGLGYLGWERFHGEERLAQADAGKRAPARVAVPVKTAPVENADFPVYLTGLGTVQGFNTVVVRSRVDGQINRVAFQEGQFVKEGDTLVEIDPRPFQAALDQAKAKKAQDAANLANASLDLQRSTRLGEFATRQQTDTQRSTVAQLTAQVEADTAAISNAQTQLDYATVKAPISGIAGLRQVDVGNIVNAATQTGIVTIAQIEPIAVIFTAPEDQLPDIKAALAAGSPKTIALSTDGKRVLSTGTLSLINNQVDTSSGTVRLKAVFDNKDHALWPGQSVSTRLLVATLKNATVIPDDAVQHGADGLYAYAVNQDNKAELRKIKVTRSIDGRSVVDEGLSLGEQVITAGQFKVQPGALVTTAVASSDPAQAKVARE, from the coding sequence ATGTCGAGGTCGCGCATTATCACTTGGGTATTGCTGGTCGCGGCGATTGCCGGGCTGGGTTATTTGGGCTGGGAGCGATTCCACGGCGAGGAACGCCTGGCGCAGGCTGACGCCGGGAAGCGCGCGCCGGCCCGCGTCGCCGTCCCCGTCAAGACTGCCCCGGTCGAGAACGCCGATTTTCCGGTCTATCTGACCGGGCTTGGCACCGTGCAAGGTTTCAACACCGTCGTGGTGCGCAGCCGCGTCGACGGCCAGATCAACAGGGTCGCCTTTCAGGAGGGCCAGTTCGTCAAGGAGGGCGATACCCTGGTCGAGATCGATCCGCGGCCATTCCAGGCCGCGCTCGATCAGGCCAAGGCCAAGAAGGCGCAGGACGCAGCCAACCTCGCCAATGCCAGTCTCGACCTGCAGCGCTCTACGAGGCTCGGGGAATTCGCGACACGGCAACAGACCGATACGCAGCGCTCGACCGTCGCCCAGCTAACGGCGCAGGTTGAGGCCGATACGGCAGCGATCTCCAACGCCCAAACCCAGCTTGATTACGCCACCGTCAAGGCACCGATTTCCGGTATCGCAGGCCTCCGACAGGTCGACGTCGGCAATATCGTCAACGCCGCAACACAGACCGGCATCGTCACCATCGCGCAGATCGAGCCGATCGCGGTGATCTTCACCGCACCGGAAGATCAGTTGCCGGATATCAAGGCCGCACTCGCCGCCGGTTCTCCCAAGACCATCGCGCTCTCCACCGATGGCAAGCGGGTCCTATCCACCGGCACGCTTTCCCTGATCAATAACCAGGTCGACACGTCGAGCGGGACAGTCAGGCTCAAGGCGGTATTCGACAACAAGGACCACGCGCTGTGGCCCGGCCAGTCGGTTTCGACGCGGCTGCTCGTTGCGACCCTGAAAAACGCCACCGTGATTCCGGATGATGCTGTTCAGCATGGCGCCGATGGTCTCTACGCCTACGCGGTCAACCAGGACAACAAGGCCGAGCTCCGCAAGATCAAGGTGACGCGCTCGATCGACGGCCGCTCGGTGGTCGATGAGGGGCTGTCGCTCGGCGAGCAGGTGATCACGGCAGGTCAATTCAAGGTTCAGCCCGGAGCGCTCGTGACCACGGCGGTCGCCAGTTCCGATCCGGCCCAAGCCAAGGTTGCCCGGGAATGA
- a CDS encoding multidrug efflux RND transporter permease subunit gives MSGGISAPFIRYPIGTSLMMAGIMFVGLVAYPLLPVAPLPQVDFPTIQVTANLPGGSPETMASSVAQPLERQFAQIPGVAQMTSTSYLGTTAVNIQFDLNRSIDAAANDVQAAINAASGQLPKNLPSPPIYRKVNPADSPILILSATSDTLPLTTVSDSVDAQLAQQISQISGVAQVIIGGQQKPAIRIQIDPAKLVAKGLSLEDVRSQIAITTVDSPKGSIDGERRAYTIYANDQLPDSKDWNDVIIAYRNGGPLRIRDIGQAVTGPEDAKQAAWANGKRGVFLVVFKQPGANVIETVDQIKGTLPRLLAALPPAIKVEVMSDRTMTIRAAVEDVQFTMLLTIALVVMVIFIFLRNFWATAIPAVTVPLALLGACAMMWVCGYSLDNLSLMALTIAVGFVVDDAIVMLENVTRYVEEGEKPMAAAFKGAREIGFTIVSISVSLIAVLIPLLLMGGIIGRLFREFAVVLAMTIFVSMIVSLTLTPMMASRFLRAHGEVRHGRVYQWSERGFDAMLRFYERGLDLALRWKFTTLMVFFATLGLSVYLFVVIPKGFFPQQDNGLITATSEAGQDISFAEMKRRQEELGKIVQADPDVATVAMVIGGSGRAGNNGNLYITLKPRDERKASAQQIIARLRPQLEKVEGARLYMQAAQDVRLGGRPTRTQFEFTLQDANLAELNEWAPKILAKMQTLPQLRDVATDQQTNGTTLELKINRDTASRYGIQPQLIDDTLYDAFGQRQVTQYFTQLNTYKVVLEVLPELQGSLDTLNKIYVKSPTTGDQVPLSTFATWTSVPVRPLSISHQGQFPATTISFNLAQDVALGQATDAIQRAMVELGAPTTLNSSFQGTAQAFQQSLGTVPLLILAALVVVYLILGILYESYIHPLTILSTLPSAGVGALAILMLFGFDFSLIALIGIVLLIGIVKKNGIMMVDFAITAERDERLEPEAAIRKAALLRFRPIMMTTMAAMLGGVPLMLGTGTGSEIRQPLGYAMVGGLLVSQALTLFTTPVVYLYLDRLSNAFARWGRSSNPNHDAHLHAHRSVKQAAE, from the coding sequence ATGAGCGGCGGAATCTCCGCGCCCTTCATTCGCTACCCGATCGGCACCTCGCTGATGATGGCGGGGATCATGTTCGTCGGCCTCGTTGCCTACCCGCTGTTGCCCGTCGCCCCCCTGCCGCAAGTCGACTTCCCGACCATCCAGGTCACCGCCAACCTGCCGGGCGGCAGCCCGGAAACCATGGCCTCGTCGGTGGCGCAGCCGCTTGAGCGCCAGTTCGCGCAAATTCCAGGCGTCGCGCAGATGACGTCTACGAGTTATCTCGGCACGACCGCAGTCAACATCCAGTTCGATCTCAACCGCTCGATCGACGCTGCCGCCAACGACGTGCAGGCCGCGATCAATGCGGCCAGCGGCCAATTGCCGAAAAATCTCCCCTCGCCCCCGATCTATCGCAAGGTCAACCCGGCGGATTCGCCGATCCTGATCCTGTCGGCGACTTCGGACACACTGCCGCTCACGACCGTCAGCGACTCCGTGGATGCCCAGCTCGCGCAGCAGATCAGCCAGATCTCAGGCGTCGCGCAGGTCATCATTGGCGGCCAGCAGAAGCCGGCGATCCGCATTCAGATCGACCCGGCGAAACTCGTCGCCAAGGGCCTGTCGCTGGAGGACGTGCGCAGCCAGATCGCGATCACGACCGTTGACAGCCCCAAGGGCAGCATCGACGGCGAGCGGCGTGCTTACACCATTTACGCCAATGATCAGTTGCCGGACTCCAAGGACTGGAACGACGTCATCATCGCCTATCGCAACGGCGGCCCATTGCGAATTCGCGACATCGGCCAGGCCGTCACCGGCCCGGAAGACGCCAAGCAGGCGGCCTGGGCCAACGGCAAGCGCGGCGTGTTCCTGGTCGTGTTCAAGCAGCCTGGTGCCAACGTCATCGAGACCGTAGACCAGATCAAGGGAACGTTGCCCCGGCTGCTCGCCGCACTCCCGCCGGCCATCAAGGTCGAGGTGATGAGCGATCGCACCATGACGATTCGCGCCGCGGTCGAGGACGTGCAATTCACGATGCTGCTCACGATCGCGCTGGTCGTGATGGTGATCTTCATCTTCCTGCGCAATTTCTGGGCGACGGCGATCCCCGCGGTGACCGTGCCGTTGGCGCTGCTCGGCGCCTGTGCGATGATGTGGGTGTGCGGCTATTCGCTCGACAATCTCTCGCTGATGGCGCTCACGATTGCCGTCGGCTTCGTGGTCGACGACGCCATCGTGATGCTGGAAAATGTCACGCGCTATGTCGAGGAAGGCGAGAAGCCGATGGCCGCCGCCTTCAAGGGCGCCAGGGAAATCGGCTTCACCATCGTATCGATCAGCGTCTCGCTGATCGCGGTGCTGATTCCGCTGTTACTGATGGGCGGCATCATCGGCCGGTTGTTCCGCGAATTCGCGGTGGTGCTCGCAATGACCATCTTCGTGTCGATGATCGTGTCGCTGACGCTGACGCCGATGATGGCCTCGCGCTTCCTGCGCGCGCATGGCGAAGTCCGGCACGGCCGGGTCTATCAATGGAGCGAGCGCGGCTTCGATGCGATGCTGCGCTTCTATGAACGCGGTCTCGACCTTGCGCTGCGCTGGAAATTCACGACCCTGATGGTCTTCTTTGCAACGCTGGGATTGTCGGTCTACCTGTTCGTCGTCATTCCCAAGGGGTTCTTTCCGCAGCAGGACAACGGCCTGATCACGGCCACCTCGGAGGCTGGTCAGGACATTTCCTTTGCCGAGATGAAGCGGCGTCAAGAGGAGCTTGGAAAGATCGTGCAGGCCGATCCCGATGTGGCCACGGTCGCGATGGTGATCGGCGGCAGCGGCCGGGCCGGCAACAACGGCAATCTCTACATCACGTTAAAGCCGCGCGACGAGCGCAAGGCATCCGCACAGCAGATCATCGCTCGCCTGCGTCCGCAGTTGGAGAAGGTCGAGGGCGCCCGTCTCTATATGCAGGCAGCTCAGGACGTTCGCCTCGGCGGCCGGCCGACGCGAACCCAGTTCGAATTCACGCTGCAGGACGCCAATTTGGCCGAGCTGAACGAATGGGCGCCAAAAATCCTGGCGAAGATGCAGACGCTGCCGCAGCTTCGCGATGTTGCGACCGACCAGCAGACCAACGGCACCACGCTCGAGCTGAAAATCAACCGCGACACCGCCTCGCGTTACGGCATCCAGCCGCAACTGATCGACGACACGCTGTATGACGCGTTCGGCCAACGCCAGGTGACGCAGTATTTTACGCAACTCAACACCTACAAGGTGGTGCTCGAAGTGCTGCCGGAATTGCAGGGCAGCCTCGACACCCTGAACAAGATCTACGTGAAATCGCCAACCACCGGCGACCAGGTGCCGCTTTCGACCTTTGCCACCTGGACCAGTGTGCCGGTGCGGCCATTGTCGATCAGCCACCAGGGCCAATTCCCGGCAACCACGATCAGCTTCAATCTCGCGCAGGACGTCGCGCTGGGCCAGGCGACCGACGCGATTCAGAGGGCGATGGTCGAACTCGGCGCGCCGACGACGCTCAATTCGAGCTTCCAGGGCACCGCGCAGGCGTTCCAGCAGTCGCTCGGCACCGTTCCGCTTTTGATCCTCGCAGCGCTCGTTGTGGTGTACCTGATCCTCGGCATTCTCTACGAAAGCTACATCCACCCGCTCACGATCCTGTCTACGCTGCCGTCCGCGGGCGTCGGTGCGCTCGCGATCCTGATGCTGTTCGGATTCGATTTCAGCCTGATTGCGCTGATCGGGATCGTTCTTCTGATCGGCATCGTGAAGAAGAACGGCATCATGATGGTCGACTTCGCGATCACGGCCGAGCGCGACGAGCGTCTGGAGCCGGAGGCCGCGATCCGCAAGGCGGCGCTACTGCGATTCCGCCCGATCATGATGACGACGATGGCGGCGATGCTCGGCGGCGTGCCGCTGATGCTCGGTACCGGCACGGGATCGGAAATCCGTCAGCCGCTCGGTTATGCCATGGTCGGCGGCCTGCTCGTCAGCCAGGCGCTGACGCTGTTCACCACGCCGGTGGTTTATCTCTATCTCGATCGGCTTTCGAACGCGTTTGCGCGATGGGGCCGTTCGTCCAATCCTAACCATGATGCGCATTTGCACGCTCACCGGTCGGTCAAACAGGCGGCCGAATGA